Proteins encoded within one genomic window of Halomonas sp. YLGW01:
- the dctP gene encoding TRAP transporter substrate-binding protein DctP, with protein sequence MKVQQLLTTASVGALMLGLSTAALADNWRYAHEEYEGDVQDVFAVAFKDYIEANSDHSLQIYRFGELGESDDIMEQTQNGILQFVNQSPGFTGSLIPEAQIFFIPYLMPTDMGQVLEFFDESKAINEMFPELYAEQGLELLQMYPEGEMVVTADEPIRTPEDFDNKKIRVMTNPLLSETYSAFGATPTPLPWGEVYGALQTGIIDGQENPIFWIESGGLYEVSPNLIFTGHGWFTTAMMANQDFYEDLSEEDKTLVQNAKDAAYAKTIEHIQGLADASLEKIQAASDKVTVTRLTDEEIAAFKERAPQVEEAFIKMTGDGGKALLEQFHADLEAVKE encoded by the coding sequence ATGAAGGTGCAACAACTGCTGACTACTGCCAGTGTGGGCGCGCTGATGCTTGGGCTGTCCACCGCGGCCCTCGCCGACAACTGGCGCTATGCACACGAGGAATATGAAGGCGATGTGCAGGACGTCTTCGCCGTGGCCTTCAAGGACTACATCGAAGCCAATTCCGATCACAGCCTGCAGATCTATCGCTTCGGTGAGCTCGGCGAGTCCGACGACATCATGGAGCAGACCCAGAACGGCATCCTGCAGTTCGTCAACCAGTCGCCCGGCTTCACCGGCTCGCTGATCCCGGAAGCGCAGATCTTCTTCATCCCCTACCTGATGCCCACCGACATGGGGCAGGTGCTCGAGTTCTTCGACGAGAGCAAGGCCATCAACGAGATGTTCCCGGAGCTCTATGCCGAACAGGGCCTCGAGCTTTTGCAGATGTACCCGGAAGGCGAGATGGTGGTCACCGCCGACGAGCCGATCCGCACGCCGGAGGACTTCGACAACAAGAAGATCCGCGTGATGACCAACCCGCTGCTGTCGGAGACCTACAGCGCCTTCGGCGCCACGCCGACGCCGCTGCCCTGGGGCGAGGTCTACGGTGCCCTGCAGACCGGTATCATCGACGGCCAGGAAAACCCGATCTTCTGGATCGAGTCCGGTGGCCTGTATGAGGTCTCGCCGAACCTGATCTTCACCGGTCACGGCTGGTTCACTACCGCCATGATGGCCAACCAGGACTTCTACGAAGATCTCTCCGAAGAAGACAAGACCCTGGTGCAGAACGCCAAGGACGCTGCCTACGCCAAGACCATCGAGCACATTCAGGGCCTCGCCGACGCCTCGCTCGAGAAGATTCAGGCCGCATCCGACAAGGTCACCGTGACCCGCCTCACCGATGAGGAAATCGCCGCCTTCAAGGAACGCGCCCCGCAGGTCGAGGAAGCCTTCATCAAGATGACCGGCGACGGCGGCAAGGCACTGCTCGAGCAGTTCCACGCCGATCTCGAGGCCGTCAAGGAATAA
- a CDS encoding TIGR02444 family protein, producing MNSTELRRHLRAPNGHDDATPPWRLSLWDFALAFYARPGIEAACLTLQDGAGLDVNALLWACWLDAHDLTPEAELANDDHPLWTELRAWQREITLPLRRQRRALKKQALANPAIAELRETIKHAELLSEREALARLEAIASAGQGIRPLGEGDPGLARRLGAWLPAPTFPHLRALCRLQARLDPPTPSD from the coding sequence ATGAATTCTACCGAATTGCGCCGACACTTGCGGGCCCCAAATGGACACGATGACGCCACGCCCCCTTGGCGGCTGTCGTTATGGGACTTCGCCCTGGCCTTCTACGCCCGGCCCGGCATCGAGGCCGCCTGCCTCACGCTGCAGGACGGCGCCGGCCTGGACGTCAACGCCCTGCTGTGGGCCTGCTGGCTCGATGCCCATGACCTGACGCCCGAGGCAGAGCTTGCCAACGACGATCATCCCCTGTGGACCGAGCTAAGGGCCTGGCAACGCGAGATCACCCTCCCCCTGCGCCGCCAGCGCCGAGCCCTCAAGAAGCAAGCCCTCGCCAACCCCGCCATCGCCGAGCTACGCGAGACGATCAAGCATGCCGAGCTGCTCTCCGAGCGCGAGGCGCTTGCGCGACTGGAGGCCATCGCCTCCGCGGGACAGGGCATCAGGCCCTTGGGCGAGGGGGACCCGGGCCTCGCCAGACGCCTCGGCGCCTGGCTGCCGGCCCCGACGTTTCCCCACCTGCGGGCCCTGTGCCGCCTGCAGGCACGGCTTGACCCCCCCACTCCATCGGACTAG
- a CDS encoding ATP-binding cassette domain-containing protein, whose amino-acid sequence MIALRQLSLQRGTQTLVEDADLTLHDGHKAGIVGANGAGKSSLFKLLLGELAPDKGQLEMSGGQRIAHMDQEIESLDGAIVDYVLDGDHELRSTERALAAAQESGDVHREAELHGTIEALDGYSARARASQLLVGLGFDQGDLERPLSDFSGGWRMRVNLARTLFMPSDLLLLDEPTNHLDLDALLWLEQWLARYPGTLLLISHDRDFLDAVCDHIVHFYQQRLTLYRGNYSTFERTRAEKLAQQQAEAAKLQARRAEIERFVARFRAQATKARQAQSRLKMLERMGTVAQAHVDSPFHFTLPAADKTSHPLLVLDEARLGYRTEDGERVQLDDVKLTLLPGQRIGLLGPNGAGKSTLIKSLTGELAPLAGKRVAGEHLAIGYFAQHQLEGLDLAATPFLHVQRLSPTASDQEIRNFLGGFGFRGDDIFARVGSFSGGEKARLALSLVAWQKPNLLLLDEPTNHLDLEMREALTEALAGFEGTVIIVSHDRHLLRATVDEFWRVADHRVTPFDGDLDDYRAWLKQRLEDDRREARADKAEDSATRAASNGVQKDDRKAQRRAAAELREKLRPLKRECDKAEKELNQVVEALTALEAELADAELYTDPARKDELARKLSRQAELTSRQQDLEERWMEAAEAMEAQEQALLADA is encoded by the coding sequence ATGATTGCACTGCGTCAACTCAGTCTGCAACGCGGGACCCAGACGCTGGTCGAGGATGCCGACCTGACCCTGCACGACGGCCACAAGGCCGGCATCGTCGGCGCCAACGGCGCCGGCAAGTCGAGCCTGTTCAAGCTGCTGCTCGGCGAGCTGGCCCCCGACAAGGGGCAGCTGGAGATGTCCGGCGGCCAGCGTATCGCTCACATGGATCAGGAGATCGAGTCGTTGGACGGCGCTATCGTCGACTATGTGCTCGATGGCGATCATGAGCTGCGCTCCACCGAGCGGGCCCTGGCCGCGGCTCAGGAAAGCGGGGATGTCCATCGTGAGGCCGAGCTGCACGGCACCATCGAGGCGCTGGACGGCTATAGCGCCCGGGCACGGGCTTCACAGCTGCTGGTCGGTCTCGGCTTCGATCAGGGCGATCTGGAGCGTCCGCTGTCGGATTTCTCGGGCGGCTGGCGGATGCGGGTGAACCTGGCCCGTACCCTGTTCATGCCCTCCGATCTGCTGCTGCTCGATGAGCCGACCAACCACCTGGACCTCGATGCCCTGCTGTGGCTCGAGCAGTGGCTCGCCCGCTACCCCGGCACCCTGTTGCTGATTTCCCACGACCGGGACTTTCTGGACGCGGTCTGCGATCACATCGTGCACTTCTACCAGCAGCGGCTGACCCTGTATCGCGGCAACTACTCGACCTTCGAGCGCACCCGTGCCGAAAAGCTCGCCCAACAGCAGGCCGAGGCCGCCAAGCTCCAGGCCCGCCGCGCGGAGATCGAGCGGTTCGTGGCGCGCTTTCGCGCCCAGGCCACCAAGGCCCGTCAGGCCCAGAGCCGGCTGAAGATGCTCGAGCGCATGGGCACCGTGGCTCAGGCGCATGTGGATTCGCCCTTCCACTTCACCCTGCCCGCCGCCGACAAGACCTCGCACCCGCTGCTGGTGCTCGACGAGGCGCGGCTGGGTTATCGCACCGAGGACGGCGAGCGGGTCCAGCTCGACGACGTCAAGCTGACCCTGCTGCCGGGGCAGCGCATCGGCCTGCTGGGGCCCAACGGCGCCGGCAAGTCGACCCTGATCAAGTCGCTGACCGGCGAGCTTGCACCACTCGCCGGCAAGCGCGTCGCCGGCGAGCACCTGGCCATCGGCTACTTCGCCCAGCATCAGCTCGAGGGGCTGGATCTCGCCGCCACGCCCTTCCTGCACGTGCAGCGGCTTTCGCCCACCGCCAGCGACCAGGAGATTCGCAACTTCCTCGGTGGCTTCGGCTTTCGTGGCGATGACATCTTCGCCCGGGTCGGCAGCTTCTCCGGGGGCGAGAAGGCGCGGCTGGCGCTGTCGCTGGTGGCCTGGCAGAAGCCCAACCTGCTGTTGCTCGACGAGCCCACCAACCACCTGGATCTCGAGATGCGGGAGGCCCTGACCGAGGCCCTGGCGGGCTTCGAGGGCACGGTGATTATCGTCTCTCACGATCGCCACCTGTTGCGGGCCACCGTCGATGAATTCTGGCGGGTGGCTGACCATCGCGTGACGCCCTTCGATGGTGATCTCGACGACTATCGCGCCTGGCTGAAGCAGCGCCTCGAGGACGATCGCCGCGAGGCCCGGGCCGACAAGGCCGAGGACAGTGCCACCAGAGCCGCCTCAAACGGCGTGCAGAAGGATGACCGCAAGGCGCAGCGTCGCGCCGCGGCGGAGCTGCGCGAGAAGCTGCGCCCGCTCAAGCGCGAGTGCGATAAGGCCGAGAAGGAGCTCAATCAGGTCGTCGAGGCACTCACGGCGCTCGAGGCGGAGCTTGCCGATGCCGAGCTCTATACCGATCCCGCACGCAAGGATGAACTGGCCCGGAAGCTTTCCCGTCAGGCCGAGCTGACCAGCCGTCAGCAAGACCTGGAGGAGCGCTGGATGGAGGCGGCAGAAGCCATGGAAGCCCAGGAGCAGGCACTGCTGGCCGATGCCTGA
- the dtd gene encoding D-aminoacyl-tRNA deacylase, with protein sequence MRALIQRVSHARVSVAGRETGSIDQGLAVLVGVERDDDEARADKLLHKLLHYRVFGDADDKMNLNLQQVEGGLLLVSQFTLAADTGKGLRPSFSRAAPPAEGERLYHYLVEAARTRWPRVACGEFGADMQVELTNDGPVTFLLET encoded by the coding sequence ATGAGAGCCTTGATTCAGCGCGTCAGCCACGCTCGCGTCAGCGTGGCCGGTCGCGAGACCGGGAGCATCGACCAGGGCCTTGCCGTGCTGGTCGGCGTCGAGCGCGACGACGACGAGGCGCGGGCCGACAAGCTGCTGCACAAGCTGCTGCACTACCGGGTCTTCGGCGACGCCGACGACAAGATGAACCTCAACCTGCAACAGGTCGAGGGTGGGCTCCTGCTGGTCTCCCAGTTCACCCTGGCCGCCGACACGGGCAAGGGGCTGCGGCCGAGCTTCTCCCGCGCCGCGCCCCCCGCCGAGGGCGAGCGCCTTTACCACTACCTGGTCGAGGCGGCCCGCACGCGCTGGCCGAGGGTCGCCTGCGGCGAGTTCGGCGCCGACATGCAGGTCGAGCTCACCAACGACGGGCCGGTGACCTTCCTGCTGGAAACCTGA
- a CDS encoding chalcone isomerase family protein: MPRPLSRSGPLTAWLLAIAIAPVALAPAALAQEQVEVEGVAFPLQLEQQGQAYRLVGSGLFRYLIWDAYAGAYYQASDALTPAPQSEVPRRLELHYFHAIDAEDFAEVTKDTLRDTLGNDAYQQIRRRVEAFSREYRDVAPGDRYTLSWDGETLGLALNGETLFRDGDLPLANALFGIWLGDAPLGNDFRDALLGR; the protein is encoded by the coding sequence ATGCCACGCCCCCTGTCCCGATCTGGCCCCCTGACGGCATGGCTGCTGGCCATAGCCATTGCTCCTGTCGCCCTCGCCCCTGCCGCCCTTGCCCAGGAGCAGGTCGAGGTAGAAGGCGTCGCCTTTCCCCTGCAGCTCGAGCAGCAGGGACAGGCGTATCGGCTGGTCGGCAGCGGCCTGTTTCGCTACCTGATCTGGGATGCCTACGCCGGCGCCTATTACCAGGCCAGCGATGCCCTCACGCCGGCGCCTCAATCGGAGGTACCGCGACGCCTGGAGCTTCACTACTTCCATGCCATCGACGCCGAGGACTTCGCCGAGGTCACCAAGGACACCCTGCGCGACACCCTGGGCAACGACGCCTATCAACAGATTCGCCGCCGGGTCGAGGCCTTCAGCCGTGAGTATCGGGACGTCGCCCCGGGCGATCGCTACACCCTCAGCTGGGATGGCGAGACCCTCGGCCTGGCGCTCAATGGCGAGACGCTCTTTAGGGACGGCGATCTGCCCCTGGCCAATGCCCTGTTCGGCATCTGGCTCGGCGACGCGCCGCTCGGGAATGACTTCCGCGACGCCCTGCTGGGGCGCTGA
- a CDS encoding universal stress protein, with translation MTHTLLFACDLSAENRAAFGRAIRLALETGARLDVIHVLDPYLPHAALHDLEQAVIAEMERMLTDIREDYALPAPECLIQTVTGAPYAEIIREAHEREVEMIVMGAHRKRGQPDLVVGTTLARVLRGAPCPVVSVSHPPTQTWRDILVPVDFSLTCRNALRETLRRFPSAHLTLLHAWELPGERELGSTPNYAQWRDTRVRQLHRQLQAEIETLMAELDDVPELELELEQGSPQEVLMNRLRRQPPDLLALGSRGEWQARGQLSERLMAEPHCDVMVCRAW, from the coding sequence ATGACTCACACCCTGCTGTTCGCCTGTGACCTGTCCGCCGAGAACCGCGCCGCTTTCGGCCGGGCCATCCGCCTGGCGCTGGAGACCGGCGCCCGCCTCGACGTGATCCATGTCCTCGACCCCTACCTGCCCCATGCGGCCCTGCACGACCTGGAGCAGGCGGTGATCGCCGAGATGGAGCGCATGCTCACCGACATCCGCGAGGATTACGCGCTCCCCGCTCCGGAGTGCCTGATCCAGACGGTGACCGGCGCGCCCTATGCCGAGATCATCCGCGAGGCGCACGAGCGCGAGGTCGAGATGATCGTGATGGGCGCCCATCGCAAGCGTGGCCAGCCCGATCTGGTCGTCGGCACCACCCTGGCCCGGGTGCTGCGCGGCGCGCCCTGCCCGGTGGTCTCGGTCAGCCATCCGCCCACCCAGACCTGGCGCGACATCCTGGTGCCGGTGGACTTCTCCCTGACCTGTCGCAACGCCCTTCGCGAGACCCTCAGGCGCTTTCCCTCTGCGCACCTGACCCTTTTGCATGCCTGGGAGTTGCCCGGCGAGCGTGAGCTCGGCTCGACGCCGAACTACGCCCAGTGGCGCGATACCCGCGTGCGCCAGCTGCACCGCCAGCTGCAGGCCGAGATCGAGACCCTGATGGCGGAGCTCGACGACGTGCCGGAGCTGGAGTTGGAGCTCGAGCAGGGCAGCCCCCAGGAGGTGCTGATGAACCGCCTGCGCCGCCAGCCGCCCGACCTGCTGGCGCTGGGCAGCCGCGGGGAGTGGCAGGCCAGGGGCCAGCTCAGCGAACGGCTGATGGCCGAGCCCCACTGCGACGTGATGGTCTGTCGCGCCTGGTAA
- the thiD gene encoding bifunctional hydroxymethylpyrimidine kinase/phosphomethylpyrimidine kinase: MTDSSAVPSIPHVLTIAGSDPSGGAGLQADLKTFSALGAYGTSVVTALTAQSTRGVTGVHPVPAPVIAEQLATLLDDVHIDAVKIGMVADREVAETIAAALRRHRPRWIVLDPVMVAKSGDPLVDAAGIQAVREVLVPLSDVITPNLPEAAVLLDGEVPKSPDAMEAMLPGLKALKAPYVLLKGGHLDGTDCPDLLATPTGSAWLPAPRLATDNLHGTGCTLSSAIAARLARLPGGAPEADIVEAIGEAKRWLHAALAASHRLQVGKGRGPVHHFHAWW, from the coding sequence ATGACCGACTCCTCTGCCGTGCCCTCGATTCCCCATGTGTTGACCATCGCCGGCTCCGATCCCAGCGGTGGCGCCGGCCTGCAGGCCGACCTCAAGACCTTCTCCGCGCTGGGTGCCTACGGCACCAGCGTGGTCACCGCTCTCACCGCCCAGAGCACCCGGGGCGTCACCGGGGTGCATCCGGTGCCGGCGCCGGTGATCGCCGAGCAGCTGGCGACCCTGCTCGACGACGTGCATATCGACGCGGTCAAGATCGGCATGGTCGCCGACCGGGAGGTCGCCGAGACCATCGCCGCGGCGCTCAGGCGCCACCGGCCGCGCTGGATCGTGCTAGACCCGGTGATGGTGGCCAAGAGCGGCGACCCCCTGGTCGATGCCGCCGGCATCCAGGCGGTGCGCGAGGTGCTGGTGCCGCTGTCCGACGTGATCACCCCCAACCTGCCCGAGGCCGCGGTGCTGCTCGATGGTGAGGTGCCCAAGAGCCCCGACGCCATGGAGGCGATGCTGCCCGGCCTCAAGGCGCTCAAGGCGCCCTATGTGCTGCTCAAGGGCGGGCATCTCGATGGCACCGACTGTCCGGACCTGCTGGCCACCCCCACCGGCAGCGCCTGGCTACCGGCTCCCAGGCTTGCCACCGACAACCTGCACGGTACCGGCTGCACGCTCTCCTCGGCGATCGCCGCCCGGCTGGCGCGTCTGCCGGGCGGCGCGCCCGAGGCCGATATCGTCGAGGCCATCGGCGAGGCCAAGCGCTGGCTGCATGCCGCGCTGGCGGCCAGCCATCGCCTGCAGGTCGGAAAGGGGCGCGGCCCGGTGCACCATTTCCACGCCTGGTGGTGA
- a CDS encoding YqaA family protein gives MLGLFLVALASATLLPGGSELWLARLWCQGDPPLALWSLATAGNTLGSLINVALGRYARHYQHRRWFPASPKALARAERGYRRLGEASLLLAWMPVIGDPLTVLAGLFRLPWWRATLWILLAKGGRYALLLWLAERFLAPLCAG, from the coding sequence ATGCTAGGGCTCTTCCTGGTGGCGCTGGCCAGCGCCACCCTGCTGCCCGGGGGCTCCGAGCTGTGGCTGGCCCGGCTGTGGTGCCAGGGTGATCCGCCACTGGCCTTGTGGAGCCTGGCGACCGCCGGCAATACCCTGGGCAGCCTGATCAACGTGGCTCTGGGGCGCTATGCCCGCCACTATCAACACCGGCGCTGGTTTCCGGCCTCCCCCAAGGCACTGGCCCGGGCTGAACGGGGGTATCGGCGTCTCGGCGAGGCGAGCCTGCTACTGGCCTGGATGCCGGTGATCGGCGACCCGCTGACGGTGCTGGCCGGCCTCTTCCGGCTGCCCTGGTGGCGGGCCACGCTGTGGATACTCCTCGCCAAGGGCGGGCGTTACGCCCTGCTGCTATGGCTGGCGGAGCGCTTCCTGGCGCCGCTGTGTGCGGGATGA
- a CDS encoding TRAP transporter substrate-binding protein, translating to MKLKSLVAAVALGTAASGLFLVSGVDNTAKAQETFEWKMVTSWPKNFPGVGQGPERLAKLVDEMSNGRLTINVFGAGQLVPGFEVFDAVSEGTAELGHSASYYWKGKAPAAQFFAAVPFGMNAQEMNAWLHYGGGMELWNELYEPFGVDVMVAGASGVQMGGWFNKEINSTADLEGLKMRMPGLGGEVMDQMGVAIVNMPGGEIFTSLQSGAIDATEWIGPYNDLAFGLYQAADYYYYPGWHEPTVMFEAIVNEEAMASLPADLQAILKTAIRDVNGDMLDEYTARNNDALETLLNEHDVELRRLPDDVLAKAKELSAGVVAELGESSDMAKKIYDSYTSFQDKVVNYHAISEQAYYNARNPEGDTTE from the coding sequence ATGAAACTCAAGTCACTCGTCGCCGCCGTGGCACTCGGCACCGCTGCCTCCGGCCTGTTCCTGGTCTCCGGCGTGGACAACACCGCAAAGGCTCAGGAAACCTTCGAATGGAAGATGGTCACCTCCTGGCCGAAGAACTTCCCGGGCGTCGGCCAGGGGCCGGAGCGCCTCGCCAAGCTGGTGGATGAAATGTCCAACGGCCGCCTGACCATCAACGTCTTCGGCGCCGGCCAGCTGGTGCCGGGCTTCGAGGTGTTCGATGCCGTGTCCGAAGGCACCGCCGAACTGGGCCACTCCGCCTCCTACTACTGGAAGGGCAAGGCGCCGGCCGCCCAGTTCTTCGCCGCCGTGCCGTTCGGCATGAACGCCCAGGAAATGAACGCCTGGCTGCACTACGGCGGCGGCATGGAACTGTGGAACGAGCTCTACGAGCCGTTCGGGGTCGATGTGATGGTCGCTGGCGCCTCCGGCGTGCAGATGGGCGGCTGGTTCAACAAGGAGATCAACTCCACCGCCGACCTCGAGGGCCTGAAGATGCGCATGCCGGGCCTCGGCGGCGAGGTCATGGACCAGATGGGCGTGGCCATCGTCAACATGCCGGGCGGCGAGATCTTCACCTCGCTGCAGTCCGGCGCCATCGATGCCACCGAGTGGATCGGCCCGTACAACGATCTGGCCTTCGGCCTCTATCAGGCCGCCGACTACTACTACTACCCGGGCTGGCACGAGCCGACCGTGATGTTCGAGGCGATCGTCAACGAGGAGGCCATGGCCTCACTGCCGGCCGACCTGCAGGCGATCCTCAAGACCGCGATTCGTGACGTCAACGGCGACATGCTCGACGAGTACACCGCGCGCAACAACGACGCCCTCGAGACACTGCTCAACGAGCATGACGTCGAACTGCGTCGCCTGCCGGACGATGTCCTGGCCAAGGCCAAGGAGCTGTCCGCCGGGGTGGTCGCGGAGCTTGGCGAGTCCAGCGACATGGCCAAGAAGATTTACGACTCCTACACCAGCTTCCAGGATAAGGTCGTGAACTACCACGCCATCTCCGAGCAGGCCTACTACAACGCCCGCAATCCCGAGGGCGACACCACCGAGTAA
- a CDS encoding TRAP transporter large permease subunit, translating to MLEFMPLILFAVICVVLMFGFPVALSLAGTALAFAGLGMGLEAVGIDAHFDGGFLSAFPNRLYGIMTNQTLLAVPLFVLMGVLLEKSKVAETLLDAMALLFGSMRGGLGISVTLVGMLLAASTGIVGATVVTMGLLSLPTMLKRGYSMPLATGTICATGTLGQIIPPSIALVLLGDVLSSAYQQAQLSMGIFSPKTVSVGDLFMGALVPGLILVALYIAYVTFIAWLKPEAAPPADREELMAELGHQGSLFTLLLKGLVPPIVLIIAVLGSILGGFATPTEASAVGAFGALVLALAYRQLDFETLKDALRSTAHVTTMVFLILIGAALFSLVFRAFGGEELIHEVFNNMPGGVVGATLVVMVVIFLLGFILDFIEITFVVVPIVGPILLAMGLDPIWLGIMIAINLQTSFLTPPFGFALFYLRGVAPESVPTSAIYRGVMPFIALQLAMLVALAFFPELATWLPAQF from the coding sequence ATGCTGGAATTCATGCCCCTGATCCTGTTCGCCGTCATCTGCGTGGTGCTGATGTTCGGCTTCCCGGTCGCCCTGTCTCTCGCCGGCACCGCCCTGGCCTTCGCCGGGCTCGGCATGGGCCTCGAGGCAGTCGGCATCGATGCCCATTTCGATGGCGGCTTCCTCTCGGCCTTCCCCAACCGCCTCTACGGCATCATGACCAACCAGACCCTGCTGGCGGTGCCGCTGTTCGTGCTGATGGGGGTCCTGCTCGAGAAGTCGAAGGTCGCCGAGACCCTGCTCGACGCCATGGCGCTGCTGTTCGGCTCGATGCGCGGTGGGCTGGGCATCTCGGTGACCCTGGTCGGCATGCTGCTGGCGGCCTCCACCGGCATCGTCGGCGCCACCGTGGTGACCATGGGTCTGCTGTCGCTGCCGACCATGCTCAAGCGCGGCTATAGCATGCCGCTGGCCACCGGCACCATCTGCGCCACCGGCACCCTGGGCCAGATCATCCCGCCCTCGATCGCCCTGGTGCTGCTCGGCGACGTGCTGTCGTCCGCCTACCAGCAGGCGCAGCTGTCGATGGGCATCTTCAGCCCCAAGACCGTCTCGGTGGGCGATCTGTTCATGGGTGCCCTGGTGCCCGGCCTGATCCTGGTGGCGCTCTATATCGCCTATGTCACCTTCATCGCCTGGCTCAAGCCCGAGGCGGCGCCGCCCGCCGATCGCGAGGAGCTGATGGCGGAGCTGGGCCACCAGGGCAGCCTGTTCACGCTGCTGCTCAAGGGGCTGGTACCGCCGATCGTGCTGATCATCGCGGTGCTGGGTTCGATCCTCGGCGGCTTCGCCACCCCCACCGAGGCCTCGGCGGTGGGTGCCTTCGGCGCCCTGGTGCTGGCCCTGGCCTACCGGCAGCTGGACTTCGAGACCCTCAAGGATGCCCTGCGCTCCACCGCGCATGTCACCACCATGGTGTTCCTGATCCTGATCGGCGCGGCGCTGTTCTCGCTGGTGTTCCGCGCCTTCGGCGGCGAGGAACTGATCCACGAGGTCTTCAACAACATGCCCGGCGGCGTGGTGGGCGCCACTCTGGTGGTGATGGTGGTGATCTTCCTGCTCGGCTTCATCCTCGACTTCATCGAGATCACCTTCGTGGTGGTGCCGATCGTGGGGCCGATCCTGCTGGCCATGGGCCTCGACCCGATCTGGCTCGGCATCATGATCGCCATCAACCTGCAGACCTCGTTCCTGACGCCACCCTTCGGCTTCGCGCTCTTCTACCTGCGCGGCGTGGCGCCGGAGTCGGTGCCGACCTCGGCCATCTATCGCGGGGTCATGCCGTTCATCGCCTTGCAGTTGGCCATGCTGGTCGCCCTGGCCTTCTTCCCGGAGCTCGCCACCTGGCTGCCGGCGCAATTCTGA
- a CDS encoding TRAP transporter small permease subunit: protein MPSSSTLPGIVARLDQASDWLGRSLSWLILIMMLIQFLIVVLRYAFNFNSIPMQESVMYMHATVFMLAAGYTLKHDGHVRVDIFYRAMTARKKALVDLLGTLFLLVPVMVFVILTSLGYVGKSWAILEGSPESGGIPGIFLLKTLIPLFAGLMLMQGLVEVVRNAMIFTGRLAPTHDDDAEELL from the coding sequence ATGCCCTCTTCATCCACGCTGCCGGGCATCGTTGCCAGGCTCGACCAGGCCTCGGACTGGCTGGGCCGAAGCCTGTCCTGGCTGATCCTGATCATGATGCTGATCCAGTTCCTGATCGTGGTGCTGCGCTACGCCTTCAACTTCAACAGCATCCCCATGCAGGAATCGGTGATGTACATGCACGCCACCGTCTTCATGCTGGCCGCGGGCTATACCCTGAAGCACGACGGCCATGTGCGGGTGGATATCTTCTATCGCGCCATGACGGCGCGGAAGAAGGCGCTCGTTGACCTGCTCGGCACCCTCTTCCTGCTGGTCCCGGTGATGGTCTTCGTGATCCTGACCAGCCTGGGCTATGTCGGCAAGTCCTGGGCGATCCTCGAGGGCTCACCGGAGTCCGGCGGCATCCCAGGCATCTTCCTGCTCAAGACGCTGATTCCGCTATTCGCCGGCCTGATGCTGATGCAAGGGCTCGTCGAGGTGGTGCGCAACGCCATGATCTTCACCGGGCGCCTGGCGCCGACCCACGATGACGACGCCGAGGAACTGCTGTAA